The following coding sequences are from one Methanobacterium petrolearium window:
- a CDS encoding metallophosphoesterase, with translation MNKKDPNMLKYMQKVQRGMTHWRNKIGNPEFNHKDFQLEHVEVTIPGLDPSFHNYCLANISDIHLGQWITPKHLDGVIDIINKEKPDSVTITGDFVSYILDDVADDLENSLKRLEPKEFSIAVLGNHDHWLDADQIRGILDRCDIIDVSNDFFTIYRNEASLHVAGVDSVMLGMNRLDLVMKKLPEEGPAILLAHEPDFADISSSTGRFSLQISGHSHGGQFLIPGLGTFIRGPHFFKYPAGKYMVGDMIQYTSRGLGTNVFWLRINCDPEITIFKLKCPEELV, from the coding sequence ATGAATAAAAAAGATCCAAATATGCTTAAATATATGCAGAAGGTTCAAAGGGGTATGACTCATTGGCGTAATAAAATAGGAAACCCTGAATTTAACCATAAAGATTTCCAGTTAGAACATGTGGAAGTCACTATTCCTGGGTTGGATCCTTCTTTCCATAATTATTGTCTGGCCAATATTTCTGACATACATCTGGGTCAGTGGATCACACCTAAACATCTTGATGGTGTGATCGACATCATCAATAAAGAGAAACCAGATTCTGTAACCATCACTGGTGATTTTGTTTCATATATTCTGGATGATGTTGCCGATGATCTTGAAAATTCTTTGAAACGATTAGAACCGAAGGAATTCTCCATTGCTGTCCTGGGAAACCATGATCACTGGTTAGATGCTGATCAAATCCGTGGAATATTGGATAGATGTGATATAATCGACGTCAGCAACGATTTTTTTACCATTTACCGTAATGAAGCTTCTCTACATGTGGCGGGAGTGGATAGTGTGATGCTGGGTATGAATCGTCTTGATCTGGTTATGAAAAAACTACCTGAAGAGGGTCCTGCCATACTTCTGGCTCATGAACCTGATTTTGCAGATATAAGTTCTAGCACAGGTCGTTTCAGTCTTCAAATATCTGGACACTCCCACGGTGGACAATTCCTCATCCCAGGTTTGGGAACCTTCATCAGGGGTCCACATTTTTTTAAATATCCTGCAGGGAAATATATGGTGGGTGACATGATTCAATACACCAGCAGAGGATTGGGAACCAATGTATTCTGGCTGAGGATCAACTGTGATCCTGAAATCACTATTTTCAAACTAAAGTGTCCGGAAGAGTTAGTATAA
- a CDS encoding FUSC family protein → MEKKGFMGKLRILSKPTGKPQWKQGIVAIFLMILAALVAKFLGFEDGIKAIMFITLIANIIIDLPLPLRKSVPLTVIGFLMTVLAFISSSLALSSLPLFLFFTILWSFFSLSTYIFSEAFGSFGFIIFCCYFLSVVLVNRDASPLDWGFYIVLAYMVASISFIPKLLNKKKDLSKLVASPFSPETSLERVLSIRQMLSGIPLEGRDYELFRIGTYLTGFRSYSKIVLSRLSGESREIFQKFIDTTNKSSSKIAASIISKTDSVDLESMDVELAHVQNAALSESSSNAPLSIAQNMHSLLKKANEIIVKEKSVNATVMEKLKIPSPRNSLKNVLGANFNLKNMYIRHALRFTLAMTIGLLVIYLTHERDAIWVTMGILIIIKPDVTSTLNNMIVRVSFNVIAIILAIVVSFIFPHYILFWIAFLMLFLYRAFYPTYMALSVMALTVFIILVWPTGTVFDNSLARIIDITIGAIIAFICAYIILPSRVTVNLPQQIAQTIRTNRKYVENVLPIPEMVYDHQKAVNAFRNYMLEEKNLESAIKKVEDTFDDVEDDLALYNDFWAANQKLAADISAVGTLAEAGENLPDISRFREQVANSLNEMALSVDKNIVLPRARIDDVYPNSGSDNRLKVDRLPEELHNYLNWITSDIHYLQELVEIAIKSGALKKYQDMA, encoded by the coding sequence GTGGAAAAGAAGGGTTTCATGGGGAAATTGAGGATACTTTCAAAACCCACTGGTAAGCCCCAGTGGAAACAAGGGATTGTAGCCATCTTTTTAATGATTTTAGCTGCTTTGGTAGCTAAATTTTTGGGTTTTGAGGATGGCATAAAAGCCATCATGTTCATAACTCTAATAGCAAACATAATAATAGATCTCCCCCTCCCACTACGTAAAAGTGTTCCATTGACCGTGATAGGGTTTTTAATGACAGTTTTGGCCTTTATCAGTTCATCATTAGCACTTTCCAGCCTTCCCCTTTTCCTATTTTTTACTATCCTCTGGTCTTTTTTTAGTCTTTCCACCTACATTTTCAGTGAAGCTTTCGGTTCATTTGGATTCATCATATTCTGTTGTTACTTTTTGTCGGTTGTACTGGTGAATCGAGATGCTTCACCACTTGACTGGGGATTTTACATAGTTTTAGCCTACATGGTTGCTTCCATTTCCTTCATCCCCAAATTATTGAACAAAAAGAAGGATCTATCTAAACTGGTGGCCTCACCTTTCTCACCTGAAACCTCTCTGGAGCGAGTCTTATCAATCAGACAGATGTTATCGGGAATACCCCTGGAAGGTAGGGATTACGAACTTTTCAGAATCGGAACCTACCTTACTGGGTTCAGAAGTTACAGTAAAATTGTTTTATCCCGCCTATCTGGAGAATCCCGTGAGATATTCCAGAAATTCATAGATACGACCAATAAGAGTAGTTCGAAAATTGCCGCCAGTATCATTAGTAAAACAGATTCTGTTGATCTTGAATCCATGGATGTTGAGCTTGCCCATGTTCAAAATGCTGCTTTAAGTGAATCTTCTTCCAATGCCCCATTAAGCATAGCACAGAATATGCACAGTCTCCTGAAAAAGGCCAATGAAATAATTGTTAAGGAAAAATCTGTTAATGCGACAGTTATGGAAAAGTTGAAAATACCCTCCCCTCGGAATTCTCTCAAAAATGTTTTAGGGGCGAATTTCAATCTTAAAAATATGTATATACGCCATGCCCTGCGTTTCACCCTGGCTATGACCATTGGCCTTCTGGTAATATATTTAACCCATGAACGTGATGCCATCTGGGTCACCATGGGTATTCTCATCATCATCAAGCCAGATGTTACCAGCACCCTAAACAACATGATTGTGAGGGTTTCCTTTAATGTTATTGCCATCATCCTGGCCATAGTTGTGAGTTTTATCTTCCCTCACTATATACTGTTCTGGATTGCATTCCTGATGCTGTTTTTATACCGGGCATTTTACCCTACCTATATGGCGCTTTCAGTCATGGCTTTAACCGTCTTCATAATTCTGGTATGGCCCACCGGAACTGTGTTTGATAACAGTTTGGCCCGGATTATCGACATCACAATCGGAGCTATCATAGCATTCATATGCGCATATATAATCCTTCCAAGCAGAGTAACAGTGAATCTTCCTCAACAGATAGCTCAAACTATCCGCACTAACCGGAAGTATGTGGAAAATGTTCTTCCAATCCCAGAAATGGTTTATGATCATCAAAAGGCAGTTAATGCTTTTAGAAATTACATGTTAGAGGAAAAAAACCTGGAATCTGCCATTAAAAAGGTGGAAGATACTTTTGACGATGTTGAAGATGATTTAGCGTTGTATAATGATTTTTGGGCAGCTAATCAAAAATTAGCAGCTGACATATCTGCTGTTGGAACTTTAGCAGAAGCAGGTGAAAATTTACCAGATATTTCCCGTTTCAGAGAACAGGTAGCTAATTCCCTTAATGAAATGGCACTATCTGTGGATAAAAATATTGTGCTGCCCAGAGCAAGGATAGATGATGTTTACCCTAACTCTGGATCAGATAACAGATTGAAAGTGGACAGATTACCTGAAGAACTCCATAACTATTTGAATTGGATCACTTCTGACATCCATTATCTGCAGGAATTGGTGGAGATCGCAATCAAATCAGGGGCATTGAAAAAGTATCAGGATATGGCTTAG
- a CDS encoding ion channel, with translation MKLMKQKIMMLMELIFITFIFLDGFLLFVSIFLPIRPMAFTIVIYLDLFTSILLIFGYFIQMRRRKKGLYIKRNWNGLISIMPFYFIGIILLGMNETSVILKILCLIKIFALAFSARQVGKSVDEFVEKSKLVYGFAFFVVVLIFCSVLFFLLESGVNPEVATYEDSLWYVIQTITTVGYGDVVPITQWGRLVGVIAMISAIAISSLLTAATTSSLMDKLREDREKLAKKSGDYIKDLEIRIYDLESKMAKEKNIEEVKSDLNSIRSEISELKDLLSKKE, from the coding sequence ATGAAACTTATGAAACAGAAAATAATGATGTTGATGGAACTGATTTTCATCACCTTCATCTTTCTTGATGGGTTCCTACTTTTTGTCAGCATATTTTTACCCATCCGACCCATGGCATTTACAATTGTAATTTATCTTGACCTGTTCACCAGCATACTGCTCATTTTTGGCTATTTTATCCAGATGAGGAGGCGAAAAAAAGGTTTATACATTAAAAGGAATTGGAATGGTCTTATATCCATCATGCCGTTCTATTTCATTGGGATTATTCTTTTGGGGATGAATGAGACATCCGTCATCCTGAAGATACTCTGTTTAATTAAAATATTTGCATTAGCCTTTTCTGCTCGCCAGGTAGGTAAATCTGTAGATGAATTTGTTGAAAAAAGTAAACTGGTTTATGGGTTTGCATTTTTTGTTGTAGTTCTTATATTCTGTTCCGTGCTGTTCTTTTTACTGGAAAGTGGGGTTAACCCTGAAGTTGCCACATATGAAGACTCATTATGGTATGTTATTCAAACCATCACCACTGTTGGTTACGGTGATGTAGTACCTATCACCCAGTGGGGACGTTTGGTAGGAGTAATAGCCATGATCAGTGCTATTGCTATTTCCAGCCTTCTGACTGCAGCCACCACTTCTTCCTTAATGGATAAATTACGGGAAGACCGTGAAAAACTTGCCAAAAAGAGTGGTGACTATATCAAAGACCTTGAAATCAGAATATACGATTTAGAATCAAAAATGGCTAAAGAAAAAAATATTGAAGAAGTTAAAAGTGATTTGAATAGTATAAGATCAGAAATAAGTGAACTTAAAGATTTGTTAAGTAAAAAAGAATAA
- a CDS encoding DUF308 domain-containing protein → MKNIVVGLLAIILGLIVLAFPLAGLVAASVLTGFVILMIAIWLLIVGGSQLEISKTAGILNLILGIIVLIIGIGLIFSPALFAFLTGFLLYLAGIFMIIAGIIALASRNEFKNATWVGILGIILGILYIILGTLAFDPIYLGILIGIWLVISGILALFE, encoded by the coding sequence ATGAAAAACATTGTTGTAGGCCTTCTGGCCATAATTCTTGGTTTGATAGTGTTAGCGTTTCCACTAGCGGGTCTTGTCGCTGCAAGTGTGTTAACCGGTTTTGTAATATTGATGATCGCTATCTGGCTTCTGATTGTAGGTGGATCCCAGCTGGAGATCAGTAAAACTGCAGGTATTTTGAACCTGATTTTGGGGATAATTGTCCTTATAATAGGTATTGGTCTAATTTTCAGTCCAGCATTATTCGCATTCTTAACAGGTTTCCTACTATACTTAGCAGGTATATTCATGATCATTGCAGGTATAATCGCACTTGCCTCACGCAATGAATTTAAAAACGCCACATGGGTTGGTATTCTGGGAATAATCCTGGGTATCCTGTACATCATTTTAGGCACACTTGCCTTCGACCCAATTTATCTGGGAATTTTAATAGGCATCTGGCTAGTTATAAGTGGTATACTGGCATTGTTCGAGTAA
- a CDS encoding DUF308 domain-containing protein, protein MDKGKNTLIGIVAIILGLIIIAFPLVSVVTLSVLTGLGIIVLGIWFFAQSYHIWGKNLAAGIANLLMGIFSICLGIVFVGDVAAFEFLTFLALYIVALFLIIAGLMALFSGKNLKARGIGVLGVIFGLLYMIVGVYVADPFFLAIIIGAFLVLAGIMEIFIVPTEEQKSED, encoded by the coding sequence ATGGACAAAGGAAAAAATACTTTAATAGGGATCGTGGCAATAATACTTGGTTTAATAATAATTGCATTTCCATTAGTTAGTGTGGTAACTTTAAGTGTTTTAACCGGGCTTGGAATAATTGTTCTGGGTATTTGGTTCTTTGCGCAGAGTTACCATATATGGGGTAAGAACCTGGCAGCAGGAATAGCTAACTTGTTAATGGGGATATTTTCCATTTGTTTGGGAATAGTATTTGTGGGAGATGTAGCTGCATTTGAATTTCTAACATTCCTGGCACTTTACATAGTAGCACTCTTCCTGATAATTGCAGGATTAATGGCACTTTTTTCAGGGAAAAATCTCAAAGCAAGGGGAATTGGAGTTTTAGGGGTCATATTCGGCCTTCTGTACATGATAGTGGGTGTTTATGTTGCTGATCCTTTTTTCCTGGCGATAATTATTGGAGCTTTCCTAGTATTGGCTGGAATAATGGAAATTTTCATTGTTCCCACAGAAGAACAAAAAAGTGAAGATTAG
- a CDS encoding AI-2E family transporter has protein sequence MVLENFQKIPSSTIIPIIIILTLISLWILTPILTIVIFGAILAYYVRHITKKIKPYVKNDSLSVFLGMIILAIPLILLLYFTFSQFVNIAGSFFGSLQQAATGNSTMQMAQINDAVQNLDLPNNISVNITDTIKSGISQFISYTASSVVNLVSSIPGIAAQILILIFSMFYFAKDGDKIVKYVKDIIPAQDQDFYQQIIDSADDVLKSIIVGNLIPAIILGILSGILYYFLGYEYVILLAIISGIAMFIPIIGPWIVYGVIGIFSILIGNTLPGVLVIVFGWIIETSTDFYIRPRIAVQYSEIHPLVFLLGFIYGAVTMGLPGLFIGPLILGITYEAYKVYRKEKVKSNP, from the coding sequence ATGGTACTTGAAAACTTTCAGAAAATACCCTCTTCAACAATAATACCCATCATAATAATCCTGACACTGATCTCATTATGGATTTTAACCCCAATTTTGACTATTGTGATTTTTGGAGCCATATTAGCCTATTATGTTCGCCATATAACCAAGAAAATCAAACCTTATGTTAAAAACGACAGTTTATCAGTTTTCCTGGGAATGATCATACTTGCCATTCCCCTTATTCTGTTGTTATATTTCACATTCAGCCAATTTGTAAACATAGCCGGTTCCTTTTTCGGTTCCCTGCAACAGGCCGCCACTGGCAATTCCACCATGCAAATGGCTCAAATAAATGATGCTGTGCAAAATCTGGACCTTCCAAACAACATCTCAGTAAACATCACCGATACCATAAAATCCGGAATTTCACAGTTTATCTCTTACACCGCCAGTTCAGTGGTAAATCTGGTTAGTTCCATACCTGGTATTGCGGCTCAAATTTTAATATTAATTTTTTCAATGTTTTATTTTGCCAAAGACGGAGATAAGATTGTTAAATACGTTAAAGACATAATTCCTGCACAGGATCAGGATTTCTACCAGCAGATAATTGATAGTGCCGATGATGTTTTAAAAAGCATTATTGTGGGTAATCTTATTCCGGCCATAATTCTGGGTATACTCTCTGGAATCTTATATTATTTCCTTGGATATGAATATGTGATTCTATTAGCAATTATAAGTGGAATTGCCATGTTTATACCCATTATCGGACCCTGGATAGTCTATGGTGTCATAGGGATTTTCAGCATTCTCATTGGTAACACCTTACCAGGTGTGCTGGTTATCGTGTTTGGTTGGATAATTGAAACCAGCACTGACTTCTACATCAGACCCAGGATTGCAGTTCAATACTCAGAGATCCATCCACTGGTCTTTTTATTAGGGTTTATCTACGGTGCGGTGACAATGGGCCTTCCTGGACTGTTTATTGGGCCATTGATATTGGGAATCACTTACGAAGCCTACAAAGTATATAGAAAAGAAAAAGTAAAGTCAAACCCTTAA
- a CDS encoding ABC transporter permease, giving the protein MGIYTLPLKNLHQNKLRNISTVLRISLGVIILLILVSSGLGINSFIEKSGSSDVNILGTAPTSQNANTTQQTDIVTSTVDYLNSVFGSQITENQLFNRLEDFLVNVVYILDGLASVALLVGVMGIMNTMGFNLSERTKEIGILKALGFTERQILISCTLEAGLLGLIGSVIGAILGSVIIWIISTFIDPELLTILLPLWLIPGAIFITTILSLILGLYPAWFTSQLDAMEILRYG; this is encoded by the coding sequence ATGGGAATATACACATTGCCTTTGAAAAATCTGCATCAAAACAAGTTGAGAAATATTTCCACTGTTCTGAGAATATCTTTGGGGGTTATAATTCTATTAATCCTGGTAAGTTCGGGTTTAGGGATAAACAGCTTTATTGAAAAGTCAGGATCATCTGATGTGAATATATTGGGCACAGCACCAACCAGTCAGAATGCCAACACCACCCAACAAACAGATATTGTAACATCTACCGTAGACTACTTAAACTCGGTTTTTGGTAGTCAAATCACAGAAAATCAGCTTTTCAATCGTTTGGAAGATTTTTTAGTCAATGTAGTGTATATTTTAGATGGTTTAGCCAGTGTTGCATTGTTAGTTGGTGTTATGGGAATTATGAACACCATGGGTTTTAACTTGTCAGAAAGGACAAAGGAAATAGGTATTCTTAAAGCCTTAGGATTCACTGAAAGACAAATACTTATAAGTTGCACCCTTGAAGCAGGGTTACTGGGATTAATCGGTTCTGTTATTGGCGCTATACTGGGATCAGTAATCATATGGATTATCTCTACATTCATAGATCCAGAATTATTAACTATTCTTCTCCCACTATGGTTAATCCCTGGAGCTATATTCATAACCACCATTCTCAGCCTAATTTTAGGCCTGTATCCAGCGTGGTTTACCTCCCAATTAGATGCCATGGAAATTCTACGTTATGGTTAA
- a CDS encoding pilus assembly FimT family protein yields the protein MNEKTNGLLMIVLAIVLVILYIAIPNWIDWIYGIIVAILLGYGLYLYFSK from the coding sequence ATGAACGAAAAAACTAATGGTCTTTTAATGATAGTACTCGCCATTGTACTGGTGATATTATATATAGCAATTCCCAACTGGATCGATTGGATATATGGGATAATCGTTGCCATACTATTGGGGTACGGTCTTTATCTGTACTTTTCTAAATAA
- a CDS encoding DUF308 domain-containing protein yields MKNALVGIIAIIVAIIMIASPVIGLATLGLISGLLILVTGIWLTILGFSERTSNDLWLFPLLVGLIGVIMGLTFLFNTSWIISLGVWTYLLSGALLIIAGIIALFVGEKQTYKTYAGIFGLVLGCLFLIVGYFNIDPQILGVITGIVLLIFGILNIRE; encoded by the coding sequence ATGAAAAACGCACTAGTTGGAATTATTGCAATAATTGTGGCCATTATTATGATTGCCTCCCCAGTAATTGGATTAGCCACTTTAGGACTCATATCTGGACTATTGATACTGGTAACGGGTATTTGGTTAACAATTTTAGGTTTCAGTGAAAGAACATCCAATGATTTATGGTTATTCCCCCTTCTGGTCGGATTAATAGGGGTGATTATGGGTTTAACATTCCTCTTTAATACTTCCTGGATTATCAGCCTTGGAGTTTGGACATACCTACTCTCTGGAGCACTTCTAATAATAGCTGGAATTATAGCCCTGTTTGTAGGTGAAAAACAGACATATAAAACCTATGCTGGAATCTTTGGACTGGTGTTGGGATGTCTTTTCCTGATTGTAGGCTACTTCAACATAGACCCCCAAATATTAGGGGTTATAACTGGAATAGTACTCCTAATATTTGGAATACTGAATATTCGAGAATGA
- a CDS encoding DUF2116 family Zn-ribbon domain-containing protein, which yields MIEQHKHCPVCGTPIPMDERFCSPKCEQIAIANQQKVRKSRRMLYTLFAIFILVWIVFMLRDQIGF from the coding sequence ATGATCGAACAACATAAACATTGTCCAGTGTGTGGAACACCAATACCCATGGATGAAAGGTTCTGTTCACCTAAATGTGAGCAAATAGCCATTGCAAACCAGCAGAAGGTCAGAAAAAGTCGAAGAATGCTTTACACGCTCTTTGCCATCTTCATACTGGTATGGATAGTCTTCATGTTAAGGGACCAAATAGGATTTTAA
- the pyrH gene encoding UMP kinase — protein sequence MRIVITVGGSIIIRDHDYKKFSDYANVLRSMAEEHQILVVVGGGRTARDYIGIARDLDASEALCDDIGIEVTRLNARLLITALKDDAYPRVPHNFSEALEFSTSGKIVVMGGTEPAHSTDAVGSILAEFVGADLLLNATSVDGLFDKDPNKYSDAKMYSEITPRKMMELLSDKEMRAGTYEFLDKTAIQIIGRSRIKTVIFNGETPENLKKALKEKIGTLIVPNPE from the coding sequence ATGCGCATAGTGATTACAGTAGGTGGATCCATAATAATAAGGGACCACGATTATAAAAAATTCTCGGATTATGCAAATGTATTGAGGAGTATGGCAGAGGAACACCAGATCCTGGTGGTAGTGGGTGGTGGCAGAACTGCCCGGGACTACATAGGCATAGCACGGGACCTGGATGCTTCTGAAGCCCTTTGCGATGATATAGGTATTGAAGTCACCCGACTCAATGCAAGACTCCTTATCACAGCCCTGAAAGATGATGCTTATCCCAGAGTGCCCCACAACTTCAGTGAGGCTCTGGAATTCTCCACCTCTGGCAAGATCGTGGTAATGGGTGGAACTGAACCAGCACACAGTACTGATGCAGTGGGAAGCATCCTGGCAGAATTCGTAGGAGCGGACTTACTCTTAAATGCCACTTCTGTAGATGGATTATTTGATAAGGATCCCAATAAGTACTCTGATGCCAAGATGTATTCGGAGATTACACCACGAAAGATGATGGAATTATTGTCGGATAAAGAAATGCGGGCAGGAACATATGAATTTCTGGATAAAACCGCCATACAGATCATTGGCCGCTCCCGGATAAAAACAGTTATCTTCAATGGAGAAACCCCAGAAAACCTTAAAAAGGCACTTAAAGAAAAAATCGGAACTTTGATCGTGCCGAATCCTGAATAA
- the cas6 gene encoding CRISPR-associated endoribonuclease Cas6, whose protein sequence is MRLKISLASKKGNYLIPFNYNHILSAIIYRKIADLDLAAKLHFSKDFKFFTFSQIYVPNWKRTDRGIISRDGKLEFYISSPNDNLIKSLVEGHLENSEVIFKGDKLLVEQIELLKKPDFSKTTGSIKMKTMSPVIARIKREVNGKLRIWDLEPGDERFYEGIQKNLINKYTAFYGDYDGDRWVKIRPDMNSARRRRIDIKGNFHRCFMMNFEMEADARLIEFTYDCGLGEKNSMGFGMVEIIDELTRIKK, encoded by the coding sequence ATGAGATTAAAAATCAGCCTGGCATCAAAAAAAGGGAACTACCTAATTCCATTCAATTACAATCATATTCTGTCTGCTATTATTTATCGTAAGATTGCTGACCTTGATCTGGCTGCTAAACTCCATTTTTCAAAGGATTTTAAGTTTTTTACTTTTTCTCAGATTTACGTTCCAAACTGGAAGCGAACTGATAGAGGTATTATTTCAAGGGATGGGAAGCTGGAGTTTTATATCAGTTCTCCCAATGACAATTTAATCAAAAGCCTGGTGGAAGGACACCTTGAAAACTCTGAGGTTATTTTTAAGGGGGATAAATTGCTGGTAGAACAGATTGAACTTCTAAAAAAACCAGATTTCAGCAAAACCACAGGAAGCATTAAAATGAAAACCATGTCTCCAGTTATAGCCAGAATAAAACGGGAAGTCAATGGTAAACTCAGGATATGGGATCTGGAACCTGGAGATGAACGGTTCTATGAGGGTATTCAGAAGAACCTGATAAATAAGTACACTGCATTCTATGGGGATTACGATGGTGACAGATGGGTGAAGATAAGACCAGATATGAACTCCGCCAGGAGGCGTAGAATAGACATTAAAGGTAACTTCCACCGGTGCTTCATGATGAATTTCGAGATGGAAGCAGATGCCAGACTTATAGAGTTTACTTATGACTGTGGTTTAGGTGAAAAGAATAGTATGGGTTTTGGGATGGTTGAAATTATAGATGAACTAACTAGAATCAAAAAATAG
- the cas8a1 gene encoding type I-B CRISPR-associated protein Cas8b1/Cst1 gives MNEIFYDFTGNPFVDAGIWAISQWVGKKPEKLDKDDFRSIINDVTFLYLSPKWSKNMYQIFPNNPITNNAVKDKKNRYSQILNELIEEMTPLGNNGNCISCGRRDVLERSAKDRVPLTGSKKLINYFSFGTDGADYCPACTFAIQFAPLIMYSCVKMLLIHSNSRKVMKKWSKKAKNNIDKQLSSKNYTGCLNEGFKNPKNALFHIIQDMILSYDERWYLEKPSINFYHFTNFNQGPNLDIYNVPTSVFRFLAYIPPDNFENWLKVVRRGYRFVNWEKVKEEDEYKNNPNTVYDNLLENKSIIRFFINRKNREAIGGWDLISYYLEEVRNMDEKRINVIKDVGDRLVDHIETMDDMKTLNRLEMAANYRSFRNVLRIIIKKRISNGIEDPLFTFDDYVDYLFPEGNLTWRETQDLILFRIYEKLQPWIIQQGNQSELETQESEEAQEEE, from the coding sequence ATGAATGAAATTTTTTATGATTTCACTGGAAATCCATTTGTCGATGCCGGAATTTGGGCTATAAGCCAATGGGTCGGTAAAAAGCCTGAAAAATTAGACAAGGATGATTTTAGGAGTATCATTAATGATGTAACATTTTTATATTTAAGTCCTAAATGGTCAAAAAACATGTATCAAATCTTTCCAAATAATCCTATTACAAATAACGCGGTTAAAGATAAAAAAAATAGGTATTCACAAATTTTAAATGAATTAATAGAAGAAATGACTCCTTTAGGTAATAATGGAAATTGTATTTCCTGTGGTCGAAGAGATGTTTTAGAAAGATCTGCTAAAGATAGGGTTCCATTAACAGGATCTAAAAAGTTAATTAACTACTTTTCTTTTGGTACTGATGGAGCTGACTATTGTCCGGCATGCACATTTGCAATTCAATTCGCCCCTTTGATAATGTACTCCTGCGTTAAAATGCTTTTAATTCATTCAAATTCAAGAAAAGTCATGAAAAAATGGTCTAAAAAAGCAAAAAATAACATAGATAAACAATTATCATCTAAAAATTATACTGGGTGTTTAAATGAAGGATTTAAAAATCCAAAAAATGCTCTTTTTCACATAATCCAAGATATGATTTTAAGTTATGATGAGAGATGGTATCTTGAAAAACCTTCTATTAACTTTTATCATTTTACTAATTTTAATCAAGGGCCCAATTTAGACATATATAATGTTCCAACATCCGTTTTTAGGTTTTTAGCTTATATACCCCCTGATAACTTTGAAAACTGGTTAAAAGTTGTCAGAAGAGGATATAGATTTGTTAATTGGGAAAAGGTAAAAGAAGAAGATGAATACAAAAATAATCCAAACACGGTATATGATAATCTTTTAGAAAATAAATCAATTATTAGATTTTTTATTAACCGGAAAAATAGAGAAGCAATAGGAGGATGGGATTTAATCAGTTATTATCTTGAGGAGGTAAGAAATATGGATGAAAAAAGGATAAATGTAATAAAAGACGTGGGAGATAGATTAGTAGATCATATAGAAACTATGGACGATATGAAAACACTGAACCGGTTAGAAATGGCTGCTAATTACCGGAGTTTCAGAAATGTTTTGAGAATTATAATCAAAAAGAGAATATCAAATGGTATTGAAGATCCATTGTTCACATTTGATGATTATGTGGATTATCTTTTCCCAGAAGGTAACTTAACCTGGCGGGAAACTCAAGATCTGATTTTGTTTAGAATTTACGAAAAATTACAGCCATGGATAATTCAACAGGGAAATCAAAGTGAGTTAGAAACTCAAGAATCTGAAGAAGCTCAGGAGGAGGAATAA